Genomic window (Prevotella melaninogenica ATCC 25845):
TCACACTGTTTGAAGTGAAAACAATTCCTTTTTCTACTTTAGCCATGTTTGTATCTCCTTTATTTGATTTATAATATTTTGTTTTATTTCTCTATATTAAATGCTACAAAGTTGATGCCAAGTTAGAAAGTGGGAACAAATGTTACTATTAAAGTCGTTGGTGGTAGATATAATGGTAGCTTATTCTCTCTTGCTCACTTCTTTTGTGAGTTTTGAAAAATTCTAAATTGTTTTCGTATCCTTTTTCTTAAACTTTTGATAACTCTGAAATAAGCAATACACTTTACCACTGAGTACTGATAACAAGGTGTTTTTTCTTAAAACTAATTTTACTGTCACTTCTGTCATTCAATGTTGTCATCTAATGCCTTGGCTTACAGTATAGATACATGAAGTGTTAAAAGTGACAGCAAATTAAAAATAAACTTATTCTTGTAGGAAGTATAGTAATATCTCTTGTTAGAGAGCCTTTGTTACTACATATATCTTAGGAATTACTTATTTTTCCTTTACCGTAATATTTCTTTTCAGACCCTCGTATTTAACTCGCTTAACAGCAGATCCTTTAAATAACCGTTGATAATCTTCAACTGTTAGATTGTGCCACTTCTCTTTGCTCATGCTGAGAAGCTCAGGCTTAGGTTGGAGAGCTGGTTCTGTATTAGGTGTTGCAAAGCGATTCCAAGGACATGCAGTTTGGCATCGATCACAGCCATATATCGTATCACCCATGTGGTTTTTTGCTTCGTCAGTTAGTTCTCCACGATTTTCAATCAGTTGATATGAAAGACATCGTTCGGCATGGAAATCTTCATCAGGGATGATTGCACGAGTAGGGCAGGCATCAATACAACGATGGCAACTTCCACATCGGTTTGACATCGCTTCATCGTATACATCAACATCAAAAGGTAAGAAAATCTCACCCAAAAAGAACATAGAACCTGCATGAGGAATGATGAGCTGATGATTGCGTCCTACCCATCCAAGTCCTGCCTTCTGTGCCCAATAACGTTCAAGGACAGGAGCAGTATCACAGAAGCAACGTACTGAGGGTTCTTCGCCTTCTTCTTGTTTGGGGAGTTGCCACCGTTCTGTTATCTTTATCGCTAATTCCCTCATCTTTTGCTTCATTAGGTCATGATAATCTAAACCAAGTGCATATGCTGCTATTTGATACTCGCCTTTAGGTAGCTGTTGAGCTGGAGCATAGTTGAGAGCAAGTGAAACGATACTCCGTACACCAGGAACGAGAAGCCGTGGGTCAAGTCGTTTCTCTAAGTAATTTGTCATATATGCCATTGAAGCTTCTTCACCATTCTCCAGCCATTTACGATATTTCTGTGCTACAGCTTTATCAACAGGTGCTGCCTTTGCTATACCACAAGCAAAGAATCCCATGGAGCGTGCTAAAGATTTTATTGTTGATGATTGGACGACAATTGAATCTTCCTTATTTATGTTAGGGCTTAAAGCATCTATTGATGACATATAATGAGATTAAATTTCCTTATAGAAAGAGGGTAATTAGATGATAGTTAAAGGAGAAACATAAACTACTACCACAATATTTTTATTTTTTATACCATAGAGGTATGGGTGATTAAAATGTTTCGGCAGGGTCATCAGGGAAGACTTTAAACTCATAACCTTGGTTTTTAAGCCATTGCAATGATTCTGGGAGTGCTGTACGAAGCTTGTCAATACTTTTGAGAGAGTCATGAAATGTGATGATAGACCCATTACGAGCATATCGCTTTACATTGTTTACAACATCTGCAGCTGATAACCATTTAGAATAATCACGTGTTACAAGGTCCCACATAACAACACGATAATTTTGTTTTACCCACCAATATACAGTATGGCGTAACCATCCGTGTGGTGGACGAAAATAAGGAGTGTTGAGAAGCGCATCTGCCTTAGTAACATCTACAGCATAGGTTAGTGTCCAGTGTTTGAAAGAACCAAGATGATGATAAGTATGATTCCCCACTTTATGTCCACGACGTATTACTTCCTCATAGATTTCTGGATGTTTTCTTACATTGTCAGCAACCATGAAGAACATTGCCTTTGCATTGAATTGGTCAAGTATGTCGAGAATAAATGGTGTTGCTTCGGGTATTGGTCCATCATCAAATGTGAGATAAACGGAATGGTCGTTCTTGTTCATACGCCAAAGAGCGTGTGGATAAAAGATACGTAGCCAGCGTGCAGGTTGTTCTATTAGCATATTATTCAATACATCCCTAAACTCTTTTCTCAATGACTGAGAAAGAATTTGTACTTTAATATTATTATCGTCTATTCAACTAAAATCCTGTTTGTGTAGGGCTAAGAGCGGATAGTGTAAAGCAAAAAGCCAGAGTTTGGCTGTCTTTAAGGACAACCAGATTCTGGCTTTTAGTTTTGAATCTCTTTAATAGGATTATAGTAATCCTACATCAATGCACCACCTCTATTTTTGAATCTTACAAAAAGATTGTCAAGCTGGGCTGCATGTTTGTTTGCCCATTCACGATCAGCTTGCTCATTCTCGTTAACAAGATTCATCATAATCTGGAAATTCATCTTACATGAACTCTGAGACATATTGAAGAGACGAGGATTAAGACTCAAATAGTAGTTTACATACTGAAGTGAAATCTTCCACAAATCATCATACATCTGGCGTGCCTTTACTTTCTGACCAAGTAATGCGTATGCACGTGCCATATCTGATGAACCACTCATGTAGCTGATTGGCACGTTATAGCTTGGTATTTCCTTCTCAGCCTTCTGTAATACTTTCAACGCTTTAGCCTTCTCACCCTTTGCAATGAGGTGAAGTGCAAGGTCAGCCATCTCACGACGATGTGTATAGCACATACGAGCTACAGTTTCATCGATGTAAAGTCCTGGCTTGCTAAGACCACCCCATTTGAAGCGATTCATCATGACATCATAAGTCTTCTCAGTATCGAAGTTACGCATATTGATGCCAGTAGAATTAGCATTGTCCATTGTAGAGAATGGTGTAATACGATTTACGAGA
Coding sequences:
- the queG gene encoding tRNA epoxyqueuosine(34) reductase QueG; the encoded protein is MSSIDALSPNINKEDSIVVQSSTIKSLARSMGFFACGIAKAAPVDKAVAQKYRKWLENGEEASMAYMTNYLEKRLDPRLLVPGVRSIVSLALNYAPAQQLPKGEYQIAAYALGLDYHDLMKQKMRELAIKITERWQLPKQEEGEEPSVRCFCDTAPVLERYWAQKAGLGWVGRNHQLIIPHAGSMFFLGEIFLPFDVDVYDEAMSNRCGSCHRCIDACPTRAIIPDEDFHAERCLSYQLIENRGELTDEAKNHMGDTIYGCDRCQTACPWNRFATPNTEPALQPKPELLSMSKEKWHNLTVEDYQRLFKGSAVKRVKYEGLKRNITVKEK
- a CDS encoding polysaccharide deacetylase family protein, whose amino-acid sequence is MLIEQPARWLRIFYPHALWRMNKNDHSVYLTFDDGPIPEATPFILDILDQFNAKAMFFMVADNVRKHPEIYEEVIRRGHKVGNHTYHHLGSFKHWTLTYAVDVTKADALLNTPYFRPPHGWLRHTVYWWVKQNYRVVMWDLVTRDYSKWLSAADVVNNVKRYARNGSIITFHDSLKSIDKLRTALPESLQWLKNQGYEFKVFPDDPAETF